The Pseudodesulfovibrio alkaliphilus genome has a window encoding:
- a CDS encoding 4Fe-4S dicluster domain-containing protein, translated as MQHLEELKQQIRDRLPALDLVIGWEAGFDPLRATPLFMRQPDDVDRLIIGPQCVHNLATHLTGLKGRKIGIVVKGCDSRTIVELLQEKLINREDLVVFGVPCSGVVSVGKIGRKMGSLDYVEGVEFSADSVTVASEGVQNSFALEEVAADKCGRCQYNTPLLFDVLVGEPRPGDVVDDYADVATFEEQPLEARMNHWLEAMDRCVRCYACRNACPMCVCRDHCVAQSRDPHWMTQEDTVENKLLFQIIHTMHLAGRCTECGECERSCPMSIPLLLLRRKMNKEIDALFDYRAGTRIDATPPLLSFKVEEEKINERGW; from the coding sequence ATGCAGCATCTGGAAGAATTGAAACAACAGATAAGAGACAGGCTTCCCGCTCTCGACCTTGTCATCGGTTGGGAGGCGGGTTTCGACCCTCTGCGGGCAACGCCCCTGTTCATGCGCCAGCCTGACGACGTGGACAGGCTGATCATCGGGCCGCAATGCGTGCACAACCTTGCAACGCACCTGACCGGCCTCAAGGGCAGGAAGATAGGCATCGTGGTCAAGGGGTGCGACAGCCGCACCATCGTCGAACTGCTTCAGGAAAAGCTGATCAACCGGGAAGATCTGGTCGTTTTTGGTGTGCCATGCTCCGGGGTCGTCTCGGTCGGGAAGATCGGCCGGAAAATGGGCTCTCTTGACTATGTGGAGGGCGTCGAGTTCTCGGCCGACAGCGTGACTGTCGCCAGCGAGGGCGTTCAGAATTCCTTTGCGCTGGAAGAGGTGGCCGCAGACAAGTGCGGGCGATGCCAGTACAATACCCCGCTGCTGTTCGACGTGCTTGTCGGGGAGCCGAGGCCCGGCGATGTCGTCGACGACTATGCCGATGTGGCGACGTTCGAGGAGCAGCCCCTGGAGGCGCGGATGAACCACTGGCTGGAGGCCATGGACCGCTGCGTCCGCTGCTATGCGTGCCGCAACGCCTGTCCCATGTGCGTATGCCGTGATCACTGCGTGGCCCAGAGCCGCGATCCGCACTGGATGACCCAGGAAGACACCGTCGAAAACAAGCTGCTCTTCCAGATAATCCACACCATGCACCTGGCCGGACGCTGTACCGAGTGCGGCGAATGTGAGCGCTCCTGTCCCATGTCCATTCCGTTGTTGCTGCTCAGGCGCAAGATGAACAAGGAGATCGATGCGCTTTTCGATTACAGGGCCGGAACCCGTATCGATGCCACGCCGCCTTTGCTTTCGTTCAAGGTTGAAGAGGAAAAAATCAACGAGAGGGGCTGGTAA
- a CDS encoding CoB--CoM heterodisulfide reductase iron-sulfur subunit A family protein: MKIGVFVCHCGSNIAGTVDVKAVADQARTLPEVVFASDTMYACSEPGQEGIIEAIKEHGLDGVVVASCTPRMHEPTFRRTLERAGLNRYMFEMANIREHVSWIGKDIEANTRKAVDLVAMAAAKLTHDKGLTSKKFSVNKRVMVIGGGVAGIQAALDCADGGLEVVLVEKTPSIGGKMSKLDKTFPTIDCSSCILGPKMVDIAQHPNITLYASSEVSGLKGYVGNFEVTVTNKASYVDWDACTGCGLCMEKCPSKKSRDVFNEEIGTTTAINIPFPQAIPRKASIDPEYCLKLTKGKCGVCEKLCPTKAIRFDQVDREVVESVGAIVVATGYDLFDHTRYGEYGGGRYADVITSMQYERLLSASGPTGGHIKRPSDGREPENIVFIQCVGSRDKSVGRPYCSGFCCMYTAKQAILTKDHLPESQSYVFYMDIRAPGKMYDEFTRRAMEDYGAKYIRGRVSMIHPKGGRYVVRGADTLMGTAVEIEADLVVLAVGAESAKGAPQLAEKLRISYDAYGFYMESHPKLRPVETNTAGVYLAGACQGPKDIPSSVGQGSAAAAKVLALFSKDQVESDPQISEVDIKRCVGCGKCIETCPYSAIEAIDFRGEPKASVIETICQGCGICTSTCPQGAIQLQHFTDNQILAEVNVLCQQSMQQNYE, from the coding sequence ATGAAAATAGGTGTCTTTGTCTGTCATTGCGGGAGCAACATCGCTGGCACCGTGGATGTCAAGGCGGTCGCCGATCAGGCCCGAACGCTCCCCGAGGTGGTCTTTGCCAGCGACACGATGTACGCCTGTTCCGAACCGGGGCAGGAGGGAATCATTGAAGCCATCAAGGAACATGGGCTTGATGGCGTGGTGGTGGCCTCGTGCACCCCGCGCATGCACGAGCCCACCTTCCGCCGCACGTTGGAGCGGGCCGGTCTTAACCGATACATGTTCGAGATGGCCAATATCCGCGAGCATGTCTCCTGGATCGGCAAGGATATCGAGGCTAACACCAGAAAGGCCGTTGACCTGGTGGCAATGGCCGCTGCCAAGCTGACCCACGACAAGGGGCTCACCTCGAAGAAGTTCAGCGTCAACAAGCGCGTCATGGTTATCGGCGGCGGCGTGGCCGGCATCCAGGCCGCCCTGGATTGCGCCGATGGCGGGCTTGAGGTGGTTCTCGTCGAAAAGACCCCCTCCATCGGCGGCAAGATGTCCAAGCTGGACAAGACCTTCCCCACCATCGACTGCTCAAGCTGCATCCTCGGCCCCAAGATGGTCGATATCGCCCAGCATCCGAACATCACCCTGTACGCCAGCTCTGAAGTTTCCGGGCTCAAGGGCTATGTCGGCAATTTCGAGGTGACGGTTACCAACAAGGCCTCGTATGTGGACTGGGATGCCTGCACGGGCTGCGGCCTGTGCATGGAGAAATGCCCCAGCAAGAAATCGCGGGACGTGTTCAACGAGGAAATCGGCACGACCACGGCCATTAATATCCCGTTTCCGCAGGCCATACCAAGGAAGGCTTCCATTGATCCCGAGTACTGCCTGAAGCTGACCAAGGGCAAATGTGGCGTGTGCGAGAAGCTTTGTCCCACCAAGGCGATCCGGTTTGACCAAGTGGACCGGGAAGTCGTGGAATCGGTCGGTGCCATCGTGGTGGCCACGGGGTACGATCTGTTCGACCATACTCGCTACGGGGAATACGGGGGTGGCCGTTATGCCGATGTCATCACCTCCATGCAGTACGAGAGACTGCTCTCGGCTTCCGGCCCCACGGGGGGGCACATCAAGCGGCCTTCCGACGGCAGGGAGCCGGAAAACATCGTCTTCATCCAATGCGTCGGCTCCAGGGACAAGAGCGTGGGCCGACCGTACTGCTCCGGCTTTTGCTGCATGTACACGGCCAAGCAGGCCATCCTGACCAAGGATCATCTTCCCGAGTCGCAATCCTATGTCTTTTACATGGACATCCGCGCTCCGGGCAAGATGTACGACGAGTTCACCCGCCGCGCCATGGAAGACTACGGCGCCAAGTACATCCGGGGCCGCGTTTCCATGATCCATCCCAAGGGCGGCAGATACGTTGTGCGCGGCGCGGACACCCTCATGGGAACCGCCGTGGAGATCGAGGCCGATCTCGTGGTCCTGGCCGTTGGGGCCGAGTCCGCCAAGGGCGCCCCCCAGTTGGCCGAGAAGCTCCGCATATCCTACGACGCATACGGCTTCTACATGGAGAGCCACCCGAAGCTCCGCCCCGTGGAGACGAACACCGCGGGCGTCTACCTGGCCGGAGCCTGCCAGGGGCCCAAGGACATTCCCTCTTCTGTCGGGCAGGGCAGCGCTGCGGCCGCCAAGGTGCTGGCTCTTTTCTCCAAGGACCAGGTGGAAAGCGACCCGCAGATATCAGAGGTGGACATCAAGCGCTGCGTCGGGTGCGGCAAGTGCATCGAGACCTGCCCCTACAGCGCCATCGAAGCCATCGACTTCCGCGGCGAGCCCAAGGCCAGCGTCATCGAAACCATTTGCCAGGGGTGCGGCATCTGCACTTCCACCTGCCCGCAAGGGGCGATCCAACTCCAGCACTTCACCGACAATCAGATCCTCGCGGAGGTCAATGTCTTATGTCAGCAGTCGATGCAACAGAACTACGAATAG
- a CDS encoding CoB--CoM heterodisulfide reductase iron-sulfur subunit B family protein: protein MSATYAYYPGCSGLGTSAEYDRSTRAICKALGVGLVDIPDWSCCGSTPAHTVDHVLSCALSARNIAQAETLDVAGIVTPCPSCLTNLKTASHRMRDDAFKGKVESLLGHPVENRLPVMSVLQLLAEAIGPDRVAGKVVRPLTGLRLAPYYGCIMNRPPEVMEFDDCENPVAMDRLMAALGAEVAPFALKVECCGASFGVARRDVVMKLSGKLLDAAEDVGAHAMVTACPLCQMNLDLRQGQINAANNARHDMPVFYYTQLIGKALGLGDESLMLDKLVVSPARVFHTMEEAQRAAFQRAESQGASVA, encoded by the coding sequence GTGAGTGCAACCTACGCATACTACCCCGGGTGCTCAGGGCTGGGAACCTCGGCCGAGTACGACCGATCCACCCGCGCCATCTGCAAGGCGCTGGGGGTCGGCCTTGTGGACATCCCGGACTGGAGCTGTTGCGGCTCCACTCCGGCGCACACGGTTGACCATGTGCTTTCCTGTGCGCTTTCAGCCCGCAACATCGCACAGGCGGAGACCCTGGATGTGGCGGGAATCGTCACCCCGTGCCCCAGCTGTCTGACCAATCTCAAGACAGCCAGTCATCGCATGCGTGACGACGCGTTCAAGGGCAAGGTCGAGTCGTTGCTTGGACATCCCGTGGAAAACAGACTGCCGGTCATGTCGGTGCTGCAGCTTCTGGCGGAGGCAATCGGCCCGGATAGGGTCGCCGGAAAAGTCGTCCGGCCTCTGACCGGGCTGCGGCTTGCTCCCTACTATGGCTGCATCATGAACCGGCCGCCAGAGGTCATGGAATTTGACGACTGCGAGAATCCCGTGGCCATGGATCGGCTGATGGCCGCCCTGGGTGCCGAGGTGGCACCCTTTGCGCTGAAGGTCGAGTGTTGCGGGGCCTCATTCGGCGTGGCCAGAAGAGACGTGGTCATGAAGCTTTCCGGCAAGCTGCTGGACGCTGCCGAGGATGTCGGTGCCCATGCCATGGTCACTGCCTGCCCTCTGTGCCAGATGAATCTGGACCTCAGGCAAGGGCAGATCAACGCCGCCAACAACGCCCGGCACGACATGCCGGTGTTCTACTACACCCAGCTCATCGGCAAGGCCCTGGGCCTGGGAGATGAAAGTCTGATGCTGGACAAGCTGGTCGTTTCCCCTGCCAGGGTCTTTCACACCATGGAGGAGGCGCAGCGGGCCGCATTCCAACGAGCCGAATCCCAAGGAGCGTCAGTCGCATGA
- a CDS encoding hydrogenase iron-sulfur subunit — MSAVDATELRIVGFLCNWCSYGGADTAGVGRFQQPTDLRIIRVPCSGRIDPLFVVKSLINGADGVLVSGCHPRDCHYSEGNFYARRRLEVLKKFLPILGIDHRRFEYTWVSASEGQKWKTVVSTFTEHIHQLGPAPKINREALVLARTLAAKAV, encoded by the coding sequence ATGTCAGCAGTCGATGCAACAGAACTACGAATAGTCGGTTTTCTCTGTAACTGGTGCTCATACGGCGGAGCGGACACGGCCGGTGTCGGGCGCTTTCAGCAGCCTACGGATCTGCGAATCATCCGGGTTCCCTGCTCCGGGCGCATTGATCCCCTTTTTGTGGTCAAAAGCCTGATCAACGGGGCCGATGGCGTCCTCGTGTCAGGGTGTCACCCCCGGGACTGTCACTATAGCGAGGGCAACTTTTACGCCCGCCGTCGGCTTGAGGTGCTCAAGAAGTTCCTGCCCATACTGGGCATAGACCATCGGCGGTTCGAATACACCTGGGTTTCGGCGTCAGAAGGGCAGAAGTGGAAGACCGTGGTTTCGACATTCACCGAACACATTCATCAGCTCGGCCCTGCCCCCAAGATCAACAGGGAAGCGCTTGTCCTGGCCAGGACCCTGGCCGCCAAGGCCGTGTAA